The Drosophila subpulchrella strain 33 F10 #4 breed RU33 unplaced genomic scaffold, RU_Dsub_v1.1 Primary Assembly Seq377, whole genome shotgun sequence genome contains a region encoding:
- the LOC119561844 gene encoding uncharacterized protein LOC119561844: MTFRNFTHCGYDGFDFLSPPTVQTAGFRCRFLLTHSLCICRLVNEHPREGNNQQCCLRSRHNKNKTEIQTWTTAISRRIFLEHLDWTTQLLSWSWSPSQP; the protein is encoded by the exons ATGACCTTTCGGAATTTCACTCACTGTGGCTACGATGGGTTCGACTTTCTAAGCCCGCCCACGGTCCAAACAGCTGGATTCCGATGTCGCTTTCTATTGACACATTCTCTG TGTATATGCCGGCTAGTCAACGAACATCCCAGGGAGGGGAACAACCAACAATGTTGCCTACGCAGCagacacaacaaaaacaaaacggaaATTCAAACTTGGACAACGGCAATTTCACGACGGATTTTTCTTGAACATCTGGACTGGACAACACAGCTCTTATCGTGGTCCTGGAGTCCCTCCCAACCATGA